The bacterium genome contains the following window.
CCTTTGCGACCGCGGGCTTCTGGCCGGTGATGAGTGCGAGTTCCTTGACGATGGACTCGACCACACGCGGGTTCTGAGTTGCGTCACCGCACCCGACGTTGATCGTTATTTTCTGCAAGCGGGGCACTTCCATCGGATTAGTGTAACCGAACGTCTTCTTGAGTCCGGGAACCACATTATCTTTATAGTGTGCCTGCATACGCGGGACATAGCCTGCCGGAAGCTTCGGGCGCTCGCCGGCGACGTTCATGCCGCCGCCCTTAGCCGCCTTGGGGGGCTGCTTGCCCTGCTTTGCCTGTGGCTTGCCTTTTGCCTTTTCTGCGCTCATTATTCGGTAATCATTTCGTTAGAGACTCGCGCCACACGAACTCGCTTGTTGCCGTCGGCGGTTTTCAGCACGGCATGTCCAACGCGAGTCGGCTTGCCGCTTTTGGGGTCAATCAGCATCACGTTGGATACGTGAATCGTCCCTTCCCGCTTGATGATGCCGCCCTGCTGATTCCGCTGCGTGGGCTTGGAGTGGCGCATGATGAAGTTCACCCCTTCCACGACGATGCGCGACTTCTCGGGAAAAACCTTCAGGACTTTTCCCTTCTTGCCGCGGTCGTTTCCGGCGATCACCTGTACAATATCATTCTTACGAATCTTCATGACTTAACCTTATAGCACCTCGGGTGCCAGCGAGACAATCTTCATGAACTGCTTCTCGCGAAGTTCACGCGCGACGGGGCCGAAAATACGGGTTCCGATCGGCTCATTGTCCTTGTTAATCAATACAGCGGCGTTCTCGTCAAAGCGGATATACGACCCGTCGGAACGACGCACTTCCTTCTTGGTCCGCACGATGACAGCGCGCGCCTTTGAACCCTTCTTCATGTTTGAATTGGGGATCGCGGTCCGCACAGACACCATGATAATGTCGCCGACAGATGCCGAACGTCTTCCCGTGCCGCCATAGACACGGAAGCAACGGACTTTCTTGGCGCCGGTGTTGTCCGCCACGTTGAGAACTGAATATTCCTGAATCATGGCCTACTTCTTTTTCTCAATGATTTCGACAAGACGCCATCTCTTGAGTTTCGACAACGGACGCGTCTCCATGATCCGCACTTTGTCTCCGATGTTGCACTCGTTCTGGCTGTCGTCGGCCATCAACTTCTTGGTGAGCTTAATGTATTTCCCGTAGAGCGGGTGTTTCACCTTGCGCTCGACTTTGACGACGATTGTCTTATCCATTTTGTTGGATACAACCACACCGACACGGGATTTGCGGACGCCGCGGGATACTTCCACGGGACGGGAAACGGCTGTTTCACTCATTTCACAGCACCCTTCTCGGCGCGCAGGCCAAGTTCGTGTTCGCGAAGGACGGTGCGAATGCGGGCGATATCGCGACGCATCGAACGCACTCTCGCGGTATTCGGAAGTTGACCGGCGTCAAGCTGAAAACGAAGAGCTTCGAGATTGTCTTCTGCTTCAACCAAGCGGTTCTTAAGTTCAAGTGATGTGAGCTCCTTGAGCTCAGTCATTCTTGCAGGTCGTGCGGAACTGGTTGCCATAATTGCTTACGAGTGAACGACGTCGCGTTCGACAAACTTGGTTTTGATGGGGAGCTTCTGTGCGGCAAGACGCATGGCTTCCTGAGCGAGCTCGCGCGTGACGCCTTCAAGTTCAAATAGAATCCGACCGGGACGAATCACGGCCGCGTAGAATTCGGTCGCGCCCTTGCCCTTACCCTGGCGCACTTCCAAAGGTTTCTTTGAAACGGGCTTATCCGGAAAGATGCGAATCCAGACCTTCCCGCCACGCTTGATATGGCGTGTCATCGCAATACGCGCAGCTTCAATCTGCCGCGAAGTCATCCAGCAATCGCCCATGGCTTTCAAGCCGTATTCGCCGAACGACAGGGTCGACCCGCAATAGTCGTAACCCTTGCGGCGGCGGCGCTGTTGCTTGCGGAATTTTAGTCTCTTCGGTGTCAGCATTGTAGTTTAATCAGTTTAAGAACGGCGGTTGCGATCCCGGTCGCGGTCACGACCGCGATCTCGATCATGATCTCCGCGTCCTCTCTGAACATCATGACCCTTTTCATGATGCGCTTCGCCGGACGGCGAGTTTACCTTGGCCTTGCCGATCACTTCGCCGCGGCAGATCCAGACCTTTACCCCGATGGTGCCGTACGTTGTGCGTGCGACTGAACACGCGTAGTCGATATCTGCACGAAGGGTGTGCAACGGCACACGGCCTTCCTTATACCCTTCAGTGCGCGACATTTCTGCTCCGCCCAGCCGTCCAGCGCACATGACCTTGATGCCTTCCGCTCCCATCCGCATCGTGGTCTGAATCGCCTTCTTCATAGCGCGGCGGAACGAGACACGACCTTCAAGCTGCTGGGCGATCATGTCGGCGACCAGCTTGGATTCAAGCTCCGGCCGCTTGATCTCGTAAATGTTCACCTGAACGTCGCGCTTCGTCAAGTTCTTCAGCTCGGCCTTGAGCTTATCCACTTCGGCGCCCTTACGGCCGATCACGATGCCCGGGCGAGCAGTCCGAATGGTCAGCGTGAGCATCTTCGGAGTGCGTTCAAATGTAACTCCGGCAACGGATGCGCCTTTCAGGCGCTGCAGGAGATACTTACGGAGATAGAGATCTTCTTCGAGCTTGTCGGCGAAATTGCGTTCATCGAACCAGTGGCTGTTCCATGTTCTGATGATACCGACGCGAAGGCCGAGCGGATTGACTTTTTGACCCACTGGGGATTACGACTTTGTTTTACGTGTGGACGTTTTCTTGGCGGCCGACTTGGTCGCACTCTTCTTCACAGCCGCTTTTTTTGCGGCAGTCTTCTTCACTGGCTTTGTTTCAACGGCCTCGGCCGTCTCCGACGTGGCTTCCTCGACAGCAACCTTCGACGGCGCCGCGACAATCACAGTCAAGTGCGACATCCGCTTCTTAATCGGCGTGGCACGGCCCTGCGCGCGCGGCAGGAAGCGGTGCATCGTCGGACCTTCGTCAGCGAAGATCGCGCGCACCAGCAGGCTGTCGATGTCGGCGGAAGTCGCGTCAAAGAGCTGGGCATAATTCGCCACAGCGGACTGAATCGCCTTAAGCGTCGGCGTAGCGGCCGAACGCGGAGTAAATTTTAGAATATTGATGGCTTCGTTGACGTTCTTGCCACGCACAAGGTCTGCGACGAGACGCATCTTGCGGGGAGTAACGCGAACAAAGCGGGCAACGCATCGAGCTTCCATCGGAAATCCTTACTTCTTCTTGGCGGTGGTTTCCGCCTTCTTTTCCGTATGGCCCTTAAACGTACGGGTCGGAGAGAACTCTCCGAGCTTATGGCCGACCATGTTCTCCGTGATATACACGGGCAGGAACTTGCGGCCATTGTGCACAGCCAGCGTATGACCCACGAATTCGGGGGAGATGACGCTGCGGCGTGACCACGTTTTCAACACCTTCTTCTCGCTGCGTTCATTCATCTGCTGAACACGCATTTCGAGGCGGGGGTCGATATACGGACCTTTTTTGAGCGAACGTGCCATTTCGGATTATACGAGTTGCGTCTTGTCGCGACGGCGACGGACGATCAGTTTATTGGACTTCTTGCGCGGATTGCGCGTTTTCAAACCTTTTGTAATCTTGCCCCAGGGCGTCGTCGGATGACGACCGCCGGACGAACGGCCCTCACCACCACCCATCGGATGGTCAACCGGATTCTTCGTCACACCGCGGTTGTGCGGACGCCGACCCAGCCAGCGTGTGCGACCGGCTTTGCCGGACACGACGCTTTCGTGGTCGAGGTTGCCGACTTGACCGATCGTGGCCATGCACTGCGCAGGCACGCGCCGCACTTCACCGGACGGAATCTTGATCAGAGCATACTTGGTATCGACCGCCATCAACTGGCAAACGACTCCGGCACTGCGTGCGATCTGCCCGCCTTTGCCGGGACGCATTTCGATATTGTGAATAAACGTCGCCAGCGGAATCTTCGCGAGCGGGATTGCATTGCCAACCCGAATATCGGCCTCAGTCTTCGACGAGACGACCGTATCTCCGACCTTCAGGCCTTCGGGCGCGAGGATGTAGCGCTTCTCGCCGTCGGCGTAGAAGAGCAGGGCGATATTCGCGGAGCGATTGGGATCGTACTCCACACGCTCAACTTTAGCTGGAATATCAAACTTATTGCGGCGGAAATCGACCACCCGATAGCGGCGCTTGTGTCCGCCACCGATATTGATGTTGGTGGCCCGCCCGCGATTATTGCGGCCACCCGACTTTGCCAGCGGCTCAACCAGACTCTTCTCTGGCTCACCGGTCCACAGGCCATCGCGCACGAGCACCGTGCGGTAGCGTTGCGAGGGGGTCAGGGGGCGAAACTTCTTCAGCGGCATGATTCAGGTAAATCTTTAGACGTTCTGCGCGAGTTCGATCGATTCGCCCTTTTTGAGCGTGACGATCGCCTTCTTCCAATTGGGGCGGCGGCCTTCAAAACGGCCCAACCGCTTCACCTTGCCGCGGACGTTCATGGTTTGAACACCCACGACGGTGACTTCATATTTCTTTTCAACAGCGCGCTTGATTTCAACCTTATTCGCACTGGTGTCAACGACAAACGCATATTGATTATGTGCGTCTTGAGCGGCGGCGACCTTTTCGGTCAGAAGCGGCTTGCGCAGGACGGAACGCTTATGCAGCATGGTTCAATCCTTTCAGCAACGTTTGCACCGCACTTTTCTGGATAATCAATGTGGAGCACTTCAGCAAGTCGCGGGTGGAAGCCGCATCGGCTCGCGTCACTGCGGCGCCCGGCAGATTGCGCACACTCAGCAGGATGTTCTGACTGTATTCGGGAGTCAGGAAGAGCACTTTGTGATCCGCAAGAGCCATCTTTTCGATCATCGCAACCATCTCGCGCGTCTTGGGCGAATCCATCGTAAAGTCTTCGACGACGCGAATACGGTCTTCGCGCGCCTTCAAGATCACGGCACTGCGGCGGGCCAGGGCCTTAACCTTTTGCGGCACGCCGATATGATACGTGTGCGGCATCGGTCCGAAGATCGTACCGCCGCCGGGGTTCAACGGCGAACGCGTGGATCCTTGACGAGCAACACCGCGTCCCTTCTGCTTGAACGGCTTGCGACCGCCGCCGCGGACGTAGCTGCGGCTCTTGGTCTTGTGCGTGCCTTGGCGCTGCGCGGCTTCTTCACTGCGCACCGCCAGCCACATCGCATGTTCATTCGGCTCGAGCGCAAGCAGGCTATCCGGCAGTTCCACCGAATCGCCGCTCAAGGAGCCATCACGTTTATAAACTTTGAGATTCATCGGTCTTGTTTCCCTACGATCACAATACCGTGATTGGGACCGGGGATCGCTCCGCCAATCATGATCAGATTGGCTTCCGCATCAACCCGGATAACTTTCAAATTCTTGACGGTCACGCGCTCCGCTCCCATACGACCCGGCATCCGTAAACCCGGCAACGTACGACCGGGGAACGTGTTGGAGCCGATCGAACCGCCGTGGCGGAAGAACTCGTGAGTACCGTGAGTCATCGTCTGGCGATTGAACTTATGCCGCTTGATGACACCGGCGAATCCGCGTCCCTTGGAGGTCCCGGTAACTTGCACTTTTTCCCCGACCTTGAAGAGATCGCAGGCCAGCGAGTCACCGATCTTCTTGCCCTCGACCGTCATGTCGCGGAATTCGCGCTCGATTCGCGGAGCGGTGATACTGAGCGACTTGTAGTGCCCTTTCATCGGCATGGGCACGAGCTTGTCGCGCTTTTGGCCGAATCCGAGACAGAGCGCATTGTAGCCGTGCTTGTCTTCGGTGCGGATATTTGTGATCTGGTTCGGCCCAAGTTCAATGACAGTCACCGGAATAACGGTACCTTTTTCATCGAACACCCGGGTCATCCCGACTTTCTTCCCAATCAGCCCTGTCATGTCTTGATCTCGATGTCTACGCCGGCGGGCAACTCGATGCGGATGAGGGCGTCGATTGTGCGCGGCGAGGAGTTATGAATGTCAATTAGACGCTTATGAATGCGCGTCTCGAACTGTTCACGTGACTTCTTATCGGAATGCGGCGAGCGGTTTACCGTGTAGACCGTGCGTCGCGTCGGCAGCGGAATCGGACCGGAAATGACCGCGCCCGTTTGCTTTGCCGTTTGAATGATTTTTTCCGTCGACTTGTCGATCAGATTGTGATCGTAACTCTTAAGCCTGATCCGGATAGAGGATTGTTGTGCCATGCGAAGAGGTGGGGTTTTGTGCGGATCGGCGGTTGACTTAGCGCTTTTCGAGGATCTTCTCGGAAATGGACTTGGGCACTTCCATGAAGTGGTCGAACTGCATGGTGAAGATAGCGCGTCCCTGCGTCAGCGAACGCAGACTGGTCGCGTAGCCGAACATTTCCGAAAGCGGGACCATTGCATTGACGACCTGCCCATCGGCACGCGGATGCATTTCCTGAATGCGACCGCGGCGCGAGTTCAAGTCGCCCACGACATTGCCCAGATACGAATCCGGGG
Protein-coding sequences here:
- the rplX gene encoding 50S ribosomal protein L24; amino-acid sequence: MKIRKNDIVQVIAGNDRGKKGKVLKVFPEKSRIVVEGVNFIMRHSKPTQRNQQGGIIKREGTIHVSNVMLIDPKSGKPTRVGHAVLKTADGNKRVRVARVSNEMITE
- the rplN gene encoding 50S ribosomal protein L14; the encoded protein is MIQEYSVLNVADNTGAKKVRCFRVYGGTGRRSASVGDIIMVSVRTAIPNSNMKKGSKARAVIVRTKKEVRRSDGSYIRFDENAAVLINKDNEPIGTRIFGPVARELREKQFMKIVSLAPEVL
- the rpsQ gene encoding 30S ribosomal protein S17; translated protein: MSETAVSRPVEVSRGVRKSRVGVVVSNKMDKTIVVKVERKVKHPLYGKYIKLTKKLMADDSQNECNIGDKVRIMETRPLSKLKRWRLVEIIEKKK
- the rpmC gene encoding 50S ribosomal protein L29; translation: MATSSARPARMTELKELTSLELKNRLVEAEDNLEALRFQLDAGQLPNTARVRSMRRDIARIRTVLREHELGLRAEKGAVK
- the rplP gene encoding 50S ribosomal protein L16, whose translation is MLTPKRLKFRKQQRRRRKGYDYCGSTLSFGEYGLKAMGDCWMTSRQIEAARIAMTRHIKRGGKVWIRIFPDKPVSKKPLEVRQGKGKGATEFYAAVIRPGRILFELEGVTRELAQEAMRLAAQKLPIKTKFVERDVVHS
- the rpsC gene encoding 30S ribosomal protein S3 — encoded protein: MGQKVNPLGLRVGIIRTWNSHWFDERNFADKLEEDLYLRKYLLQRLKGASVAGVTFERTPKMLTLTIRTARPGIVIGRKGAEVDKLKAELKNLTKRDVQVNIYEIKRPELESKLVADMIAQQLEGRVSFRRAMKKAIQTTMRMGAEGIKVMCAGRLGGAEMSRTEGYKEGRVPLHTLRADIDYACSVARTTYGTIGVKVWICRGEVIGKAKVNSPSGEAHHEKGHDVQRGRGDHDRDRGRDRDRDRNRRS
- the rplV gene encoding 50S ribosomal protein L22; this translates as MEARCVARFVRVTPRKMRLVADLVRGKNVNEAINILKFTPRSAATPTLKAIQSAVANYAQLFDATSADIDSLLVRAIFADEGPTMHRFLPRAQGRATPIKKRMSHLTVIVAAPSKVAVEEATSETAEAVETKPVKKTAAKKAAVKKSATKSAAKKTSTRKTKS
- the rpsS gene encoding 30S ribosomal protein S19; its protein translation is MARSLKKGPYIDPRLEMRVQQMNERSEKKVLKTWSRRSVISPEFVGHTLAVHNGRKFLPVYITENMVGHKLGEFSPTRTFKGHTEKKAETTAKKK
- the rplB gene encoding 50S ribosomal protein L2 — protein: MPLKKFRPLTPSQRYRTVLVRDGLWTGEPEKSLVEPLAKSGGRNNRGRATNINIGGGHKRRYRVVDFRRNKFDIPAKVERVEYDPNRSANIALLFYADGEKRYILAPEGLKVGDTVVSSKTEADIRVGNAIPLAKIPLATFIHNIEMRPGKGGQIARSAGVVCQLMAVDTKYALIKIPSGEVRRVPAQCMATIGQVGNLDHESVVSGKAGRTRWLGRRPHNRGVTKNPVDHPMGGGEGRSSGGRHPTTPWGKITKGLKTRNPRKKSNKLIVRRRRDKTQLV
- a CDS encoding 50S ribosomal protein L23, which produces MHKRSVLRKPLLTEKVAAAQDAHNQYAFVVDTSANKVEIKRAVEKKYEVTVVGVQTMNVRGKVKRLGRFEGRRPNWKKAIVTLKKGESIELAQNV
- the rplD gene encoding 50S ribosomal protein L4, translated to MNLKVYKRDGSLSGDSVELPDSLLALEPNEHAMWLAVRSEEAAQRQGTHKTKSRSYVRGGGRKPFKQKGRGVARQGSTRSPLNPGGGTIFGPMPHTYHIGVPQKVKALARRSAVILKAREDRIRVVEDFTMDSPKTREMVAMIEKMALADHKVLFLTPEYSQNILLSVRNLPGAAVTRADAASTRDLLKCSTLIIQKSAVQTLLKGLNHAA
- the rplC gene encoding 50S ribosomal protein L3, which codes for MTGLIGKKVGMTRVFDEKGTVIPVTVIELGPNQITNIRTEDKHGYNALCLGFGQKRDKLVPMPMKGHYKSLSITAPRIEREFRDMTVEGKKIGDSLACDLFKVGEKVQVTGTSKGRGFAGVIKRHKFNRQTMTHGTHEFFRHGGSIGSNTFPGRTLPGLRMPGRMGAERVTVKNLKVIRVDAEANLIMIGGAIPGPNHGIVIVGKQDR
- the rpsJ gene encoding 30S ribosomal protein S10, translating into MAQQSSIRIRLKSYDHNLIDKSTEKIIQTAKQTGAVISGPIPLPTRRTVYTVNRSPHSDKKSREQFETRIHKRLIDIHNSSPRTIDALIRIELPAGVDIEIKT